The genomic region TATGTAGGCACAAAATCCATTTATGGGGCTTGGATAAAATCATCCAGCACTGCTACATATTATATTTCAGTTTCTTTTCCAGTAGTAGATGGAATGCAGTATGGAGGTTACGGGTATTCGGAAACGCTGATATTGAACGCTAGAAACAAATTAATCAATCTATTGGACACGGAATGAGAACAAGCAATATAGGAATACAACATATAAAGGATTGGGAACAGCTAAGGTTGAAAGCCTATAAGCCCCTACCTAATGATAGGTGGACTATCGGATATGGCAATACATTTTATGAAGATGGAACACCAGTTAGGGAAAATGATGTCATTACCGTTGAAGAGGCAGAAAAACTGTTAAGGATTATATTGGCCAAATTTGAAAACAGCGTAAATCGATACGTTACTTCGAACATAAACCAATCACAGTTCGATGCCCTTGTTTCATTTGCCTATAACGTTGGTTCACACAATCTGAAACGTTCGACATTGTTAAGGGTAATCAATTACGACCCGAACGACCTAAAGGAAATAGAAAGGCAGTTCATGCGTTGGGTAAGGTCGAAGGGAAGAATTATCAAGGGGTTGATAAATAGAAGGAAATCGGAGTTTGAACTTTATGCTTCAAACTAATCAAATCTACTCAATATCGAAACATAAATATTCAAAATTGACCAAGAGAACCCCTACCATAATTGGTAGGGTTTTTTATTCTAAAACCCCTTTGTGTTTTATAAAGTAAATAAGGTCGGTTGAAAAAGTAACTAAATTGTAAATCGTCAATACAAAACTGATTAAAAAAAAGATTGCGTTTAGCCCTTCATCTATTTGGACTAGTTCCCATCCAAATACGAAGGATAAATAAGCCCAAAACACAGTAGCAAATAACGTTATCCATTCTCCTTTGTGAAAATATCTAAAGAACAAATACTTGTAATACTTGTTTCTACGGTTTCGAAACTTTTCAACATTAAATAGTTGTATCATTTTTGTATGAAAAGCATAGTCCAAAATACCTAATTCATGAGGGTATATAATAATTGTTGGCAACCCGTTCCTGAAATATACTTTTGTTTTTTCATCGTATTCAAATCTCTTCTCTTTAGTAGAATTATACAATCCATAATATTCAACATATACATCTACATTTTGCAAATAGAAATCTACCCTTCTATGTTTTTTGGAGTCATAGCGTAAGTTTTTTAAAACAAATTGCTCTTGGTATCGTATATGAGAATTATCAAAGTAGAATTTGATATAATCTTCTTCACGTGTAGGTTTGTAAGATTTATACTTTTTACTATCCATCTGTTTTGTCGCTTATTTATACAAAGAAGTAAAGATATTCAGAAAGGATAGGTTTCATACAAATAGAAACTGGTTAAAACCAAAAAGAGCAGTACAATGATAACGAACGACCAAAACAGAATATCCTTTATCTTCTGTTTCATAATCAGTATATAAAGGTTTGACCGTTCCATAATCTTACAATCCTACCATTGTAGTAATAGTTAGCTTCCGCATATTCAGTACCATCATATACTTTACAGAGTAAATCCGATGTTTCGAATTCCGAATTCGAAGGCATAAACAATGCACTTACCTTATTTTCATACATCTTTATGGCAGCCTCTTGTGTTTTTCCATAAGCGAGTTTTACGCCAACCGTTTCAATCGGTTCTAGTTGCGTTTCAAATTCCATTTCTTTCTCACATGAGATACTAATAATACTTAATGCCAATACAACAGCTACTTTAAATAGGTTTTTCATAATTTTGATTTAATGTTATACATCGAAAAAAACTACACATTAGTAGAAAAGGCAAAGGCCGTTACCATTGCCGCCGCATTGGAGATCGGTAGGCGCAGACGGGGCGAGGAGGTATTGAAGATAAGCAAGATAAAAAGTAGTCAAGACGCTTTTGAGCTATTATTGCCCAGTATGGGAGATTTACAACACGAGGAATTTTGGATTTTATATTTAAACAATGCGAACAAGGTATTGTTGTCCTCGCAATTGAGCAAAGGTGGGTTAACAGGTACCTTGGTAGATGTGCGCTTGGTAATGAAACAGGCTTTGGAGCTAGGTGCTGTGGGTCTCATTTTAGCACATAACCATCCTTCGGGAACCTTAAAACCAAGCCCGGCCGATATTGAGGTTACGCAAAAAATAAAACTAGCTTCCGAAGCTTTGGATATAAAAGTGCTGGATCATTTAATCATAACGCAAAAAGAATATTATAGTTTTGCGGAACATAGCCTTTTATAAATGCTGTTGATCTATACCCATAAAATTACGCCACGTTTCACTTATATCATGAAGCAGGTTTTTACCCGTATTTTGGGTATTGAAGTATCGTACACAACGAAAGTCGAAGACTTCATAAAACACACAGGGCCTAAGATAACATATACGAAACAGCCCCTTCAGAACGAATTCTTTGTAAGGAGCAACGATCTTTTATTTGAGCAAGGAATAAATGATTTTGAAATAGTGATGGGCAATTGGGAAGGTATACCTTGTTTTTTCGCTACAGGCGAAGGCAGCGCACTACCTTTTGATATATTTTCGGCAAGTTTTTATTTGATTACGAGATACGAGGAATATTTACCTTACGTAAAAGATTCACACGGGCGATTTTCCCCAAAGGAAAGTGTAGGTTACAAAAATAAATTTTTACAGATACCTGTTGTTGATTTTTGGGCCTTTAAGCTTTTGGATGCTCTTAAAGAGCGTTTTCCGGATATTGAACGTGAAAAGAGAACGTACAATTACCTCTCTGTAATAGACGTCACGTCATCGCATTGTTTTGCGCAAAGGGGCTTTGTAAGAAGTATTGCCGGGTTTTTGTTGGATTTGGGTTCGTTTAAGCTCAGGCGGGTAGGCCAAAGGATTTCGGTTTGGCTCAACCCCAAAAAAGACCCCTATGATAATTTCTCCACTTTAATTGAAACCCATAAGCAAAAGAATGTAAAGAGTATGTTCTTTTTTCAGTTTGCGACCTATTCAACTTATGACAAAAATGTATCTACCAATAACAATAAGTTTAGATTTCTTATAAAATCCGTCGCGGACTATAGTATCGTTTCCTTGTGTGCGTCTTACAGTTCATTTGATGACATCCATCTATTGAAACAAGAAAAAAAGAACTTGGCCAACGTTATCAATAGGCCCGTAAATTACTCCAGAATGCGATATAATAGGGTAGATGTGCCCGAAACCTATCGCAATCTCATTAATGCGGAATTTACCGATGACTATACCATGGGGTATACCCACGAAATCGGTTTTAGGGCTGGAACTTGTACCTGCTTTTATTTTTATGACCTTCATTTAGAATTGCAACAGCCTATTCGCATACACCCATTTGCAGTGCATGATTATGCATTGGTAAATGCCAAAAAAAGCGATGAGATCATAAGAAAACTGGATGCGCTTCAACATTCAATAAAAAAGGTACAGGGCGAATTTATAACCATTTTCTCCAATGAACTGTTGGGGGGAAGCTCAAGGATAGATTGGAAGGATTTATATGTCCAAATTTTAAATAGATATAACTCATAATGTATAAAGACATAGTAACCGATGTATTTTTTGATCTGGACCATACACTATGGGATTTTGAAAAAAACTCAGCCCTTACTTTCAAAAAAATCCTCAAAGAAAACAATGTAGACATAGTGTTGTCGGATTTTTTGGAGGTGTATGTTCCGCAAAACCTTATTTTCTGGAAATTATATAGAGAAGAGAAAATCACAAAGGAAGAGTTGAGGTACCAACGTCTAAAAACCGTTTTTAATGAGTTGAAATATTCCGTATCGGATGATATGATACACCTTTTATCCAATGAATATATCGCCACACTGTCATCTTTCAACCATTTATTTCCTTTTGCCATCGAAATATTGGAGTATTTAAGGCCAAAATATAAACTGCACATCATTACCAATGGTTTTCAGGATATTCAGGATAAAAAGCTAAAAACCTCACATATTTATGATTTTTTTGACCAAATCATAAACTCCGAAATGGCAGGCGTTAAAAAGCCGAATCCTATCATCTTTGAACTAGCGCTTAAAAAAGCAAAAGTATCCCCAAAAAATGCGATAATGATAGGTGATAGTTTGGAAGCTGACATTCTAGGGGCTAAGTCTTTTGGGCTGAACGCGCTGCACTTTGTCGCCAATAACGAACCGGAACACGAAATTTGCCCTATAATTAACGATTTGCGTGAAATAAAACATTATTTGTAGAGTTATCATAGTATAATCGAGACATTATGCTGGTAAAGACACTATCTAATATTTTAGGTCAATAAAATGAAAAGAGAATTTACATATGTGCCCCCTATTTTTTTGTCATTACTTTTTCTGCTTTCCTGTATAGAAAAACAAGATTTTAATCAATATGATGAACTTCAAGTAAGGCCAACAGTCGAAGGAAGCATATTATATGTTGAATCACCTGAGAGCTTGATAAATCTTGTTACCGGAGTGGATATAATTTCCAGGGAATTTAATTTTGACGGTTTTTCAGAAGATTATTTTGCTGAAAGAGTGCTTTCGGGAACAATTACCTACGAGGTTGAAAATACCACTAGTAAACAAATGGTGTTGACTGGTGAGCTGCTCGATGAGGCTGGTAATGTGTTGGATTTTGAGACGTTTACCGTTCCCCCCGCACCACCTTCTTTTATAGAAAGGAGAGAGGTTGCCTACGGTGGTGCGACGGGCAAGAGCATTGAAATCATAAAAAACACTTCGGCCATACGCATTAGTGCTACAAATTTAGGGGATAATACAAGTGTGTCTAGCCTCCCTAATCCCGAGATAATTTTTAGATCTAGTGGGAAGTTCATTATCGCTATAAGATGAGAATATGTAAAGGTTTTTTTCTTTTCATCCTTTTTTTTGGGTGTTATGTAGCGGGCGCACAAAACAAGCAATTGTTATACGACTTCAACGAAATTCCCCAGGCTTTAATGCTAAACCCTGGAATGGAAACCGATTTTGATTGGTTTGCGGGGATGCCTTTACTTTCGGGAACATCATTTCAGTTTGGCTCCAGTGGTGTATCTGTTGACGATATATTCGCTGACGATGGTTTGGATATCAATGATAAAATCCGTGAACGAGTCTTGGGTCAGATGGGTATCAATGACGAACTAAGTGGAACTTATCAAATAGAACTGTTGACCGGTGGTTTTAGGGGGAAGAAAAATACGAGAAACTTCTACACTTTCGGTGTTTATCATGAGGGTGACGCTATTGGATATTGGTTTAAGGATTTAGCTTTTCTAGCCTTTGAAGGTAATGCAGACCAATTAGGTAAACGGTTTGATTTAAGCCATTTAAAAGCAAGGGGGGAGATGTTGAATGTTTTCCATTTTGGTGTGAACAAACAGATGGGCCGTAATCTTACCGTTGGGGTAAGAGGAAAAATATATAGTGGTATATTTAACTTTCAATCTACAAAGAATGAAGGTTATTTTGTGACCGATCAAGGTCAAAACAATTTGTTGGCCAATATTTTGGTAGCAAATATGAGATTGAGAACCTCTGGTATCAACGCAATAGAAAATACCTTGGATAATGAAACCGTAGTTGGCGAAGTTATAAAAAGGGGCTTTTTTGGTGGGGATTTAGGTGTTGGTGTCGACCTTGGGTTTACTTACAGGTTAAATGAACAAACATATATAACGGGTAGTTTATTAGATTTAGGTTTTCTATATCATACTAACGATATCAAAAGTTTTACACTACAAGGTAATGCTACTGTTGAGGGCATAGAACTAATATTGCCCCAGGATGCAGTAAACTCCAATAGGGATTTTTGGCAGGATTTAGTTGACGAAGTTGAAGCCTTGATACCCTTTGAAGAAAATAATGATGCTTACATATCATTGAGACCCACAAAATTGTATGCCTCACTTAGATATGATTTTGGAAAAAATCTAGAAACGAGAATAAATTGCGATTGTAGTTACCTATACTCCAGTAGAGATGTTAGAAAACGCTATACAAACAGTATGGGCGGACAGATATATATAGTCAACAGGCCTAGGGGTCCGCAAACTGCGGTTACTGCATTTTATCAAAGAAGGTTTGGAAACGGCTTATCGCTAAAGACAACTTATACTGCTGATAAGTTTTCTTTTACCAATATAGGTCTTGGGATCAATTTGCAAGCCGGTCCGGTAAACCTATATGCTATGGCCGATAATCTTTTGGCATATCAAAATATAGCGGCCAGTAGGTATGCTTCTTTTCAGTTAGGGGTAAATATCATATCTTGGGGCAGGAAATGATATTTAATATTCCTATGAAAAACGTTTTTTTTCTTTTTTTTCTTTCGATCGTATTTTTCTGTAATGCCCAATCAAACCTAAATGAGTATAAATATATTATAGTGCCCAAAAAGTTTTCGGATTTTAAAAAGGAGAACCAGTACCAGACCAGTACCATGGTAAAATATCTACTTGGGAAAAAAGGGTTTACCGTTTTTTATGATGATGCCTTACCGGAAGATTTGGGGAATAATAGGTGCCTAGGGCTAATTGCCGATTTGCAGGACAACTCATCTATGTTCAGCACTAAAACAAAGATTGTTTTTAAAGACTGCAATAATAATGAAGTATTCGCAACTCAAGAAGGTTTTAGCAAGGAAAAGGATTTTAAAGCGGCCTATTCCGATGCCTTGAAAAAATCAATGAAATCATTGAACGGTTTTCAGCATCAGTATAAAAAAGAGTCTGAGCAATCTGATGAGCCCATTACGGTTAGTTTTAAAAACGATGTCAAACAACTTGAGCCCGAAAAGAAAAAGGAAGAGTCTGACGGTCAGGCCCCGAATACGAATCATAAAAAGACAGAAAGTGTTTCAAATACTGAACGATCGAAATCAATTATCGATAAAAATAGCGATTCAATAGAAAAAATCGGTGCAAGCTCTGCTCTCTATGCCCAAACTACCACAAACGGTTACCAGCTTGTTGACAGCACACCAAAAATTATATTTAAAATATTCAAGAGCCCAAATTTAGATGTGTACCATGCGGTCAATGAAGAAACAGGTGCCAGAGGTTTGATTTATGAACATAACGGTAGGTGGGTTTTTGAACATCAAGAAAAAAGGAAAATTTCGGTTCAAGTTTTGAACATTAAGTTTTAAAGCTCGTATTTATCTTTCCATCTATTTTTTAAAAAGGTCTTTATCGCATTTTCTCTTTGATTTTTCCCTGGGGTATAAAAAGTTGTTCCACCTAGTTCGCTGGGCAGAAACTCCTCGTCGGCAAAATTATTTTTGTAATCGTGTGCATATTTATAATCCGTTCCATAGCCAAGGTCTTTCATTAATTTTGTAGGTGCGTTCCTCAAAGGTAGCGGAACCGAAAGGTCTCCGGTTTGCTTAACGGTCTGTTGCGCCTTGCCAATGGCCATATAACTGGCATTGCTTTTGGGTGAAGTGGCTAAATAAATAGCGCATTGGCTCAAAATAATGCGCGCTTCAGGATAGCCTATCGTGGTGACCGCTTGGAACGTGGTATTTGCGATTACCAAAGCCGTAGGATTGGCAAGACCTATATCTTCGGATGCGGATATCAACATGCGCCTTGCAATAAATTTAACGTCCTCCCCACCTTCTATCATTCTAGCCAGCCAATATACGGCACCGTTTGGGTCGCTCCCCCTTATCGATTTTATAAAAGCCGAAATTATATCATAATGTTGTTCGCCGGTTTTATCGTAGAGAACCGTATTTTTTTGGATTTTGCCCAATACCAGATCATCGGTTATAGTAACGGAATCACTTTTTTCCGAATTGATGACCAGCTCAAAAATGTTGAGAAGCTTCCTGCCATCGCCTCCGGAAAGTCTCAAAAGGGCCTCGGTTTCTTTTAGCTTGATTTTTTTTGATTTTAAGACCTGATCTTCTTTTAAGGCCCTTTGTAAGAGCGTTTCCAAATCTTCTTTCCCGAACGGGTTCAAAATATATACTTGACATCTGGAGAGCAGTGCAGGAATGACTTCAAAACTGGGATTTTCAGTGGTAGCACCAATCAAGGTTACCCAACCTTTTTCAACGGCACCTAAAAGTGAGTCTTGCTGTGATTTGCTAAACCTGTGTATTTCGTCAATAAAAAGTATAGGATTTTTAGAGGTAAATAACCCACCGCTTTGTTTGGCTTTGTCAATTACTTCTCGAATGTCTTTCACACCACTGTTAATGGCGCTTAATATGTAAAAAGGCCTATTGCTCTCATTGGCGATAATATTGGCCAACGTGGTTTTCCCTGTGCCCGGTTGCCCCCAGAGAATCAACGAGGGTATGATTCCCTGTTTTATCTGATGCGTTAATGAGCCTTTCTCGCCGACTAGATGGTGCTGGCTTATATAGTCATCAAGGGTTTTGGGACGTACTCTTTCTGCTAACGGTTCGTTCATGACGTAAATTTATAATAAAGTTGCTATTCGCATGTTTTTATTAAAAAGACTTTGAATAGTTTAACGACCTAACAGTTGTGAGAATGACAATATATCCGATTTTTGGTTTTTGGTCAATTTTTTGAATTATATATAATATATTCTGGTTCAATGTCCAACGATAATCATTTTAAGTTTACCAACACCGTTTTAATAGTACCTATGTCTGTAGTGCTATTGATATGGGTGGTTTTTTGGATTGAGGTAACATTTAAATTGAACTTAAACCACTTCGGAGTATATCCCCGAAGTCTATCGGGAATAAAAGGAGTCTTTTTAAGTCCATTTATCCATGCATCTTTGGAGCATCTCTATAATAATACCATTCCCATAGCCATACTTACGGCATCATTGGTATATTTCTATAAAAAAGATTGGATAAAGGTATTGACCATGGGCATCGTGTTTTCCGGTTTTTTAACTTGGAGCATAGCAAGACCTTCGTATCATATAGGTATCAGCGGGCTTATATATGTATTGGTCAGTTTTATTTTTTTCAAAGGGATATTTACGAAGTACTATCGTTTGGTAGCATTGTCTTTGTTCGTGGTTTTTATTTATGGTAGTCTACTATGGTATATATTCCCTGTAAAAGGCAATATTTCTTGGGAAGGGCATTTGTCGGGATTTATCACGGGATTATTATTGGCCGTTTTTATAAAATCCAAAATACCGGACATAAAAAAATATGCATGGGAAAAAGAAGATTATAAAGAGGGAGAAGATGAGTTTTTGAAACATTTTGATGAAGACGGGAATTTCATCGAAACCAAATCAAAAGATGAAACAGATAGTTTATTGATCTCATACGATTACAAAGAAAATAGCGATAAAAAAGATTAATTTCTCAACCTTTGGCGCACTACCTCATAAAGAAATACCCCACATGCCACTGATACATTTAGGGACTCTATCTCCCCGAGCAAAGGAAGTTTGGCGGTATGGTCGGCTGTTTTTAGGATAGACGGTGATATGCCAATATCCTCAGAGCCCATTACAATGGCACACGGCCCTGTAAAATCAATGTCATAAAGCATGTTCTGCGTTTTTTCCGTAGCTGCTATTATTTTAACTCCGGAAGCCTGTAGATAGTGAACGGCATCTTTTAGGTGGTCAACTTTGGTAATGGGAACTTTAAAAGCGGCACCAGCAGAAGTTTTTATGGTATCTGCCGTTACAGGGGCAGCACCTTTTTTTTGTATGATGATGGCATCTACGCCTGTACATTCGGCGGATCGTATAACAGCACCAAAGTTGCGTACGTCTGAAAGTTGATCCAAGAGTAGAAATATTGGTGATTCTTTAGTTCTGGTGATTTCTTCTATAATCTCCTCAAAAGCTGGATATGAAATAGGGGAGATGTTGGCTACCACACCTTGATGGTTGTTTTTGGTCAGCCGGTTCAACTTTTCAATGGGCACATAAGAAACACTAATTTTATTTTTTCTGATAATGCCATCCAGCTCCTTTGAAAGTTCACCTTTAAGGCCTTTTTGAATAAAAACCTTATCTATGGTCTCATTGGAATATATCGCTTCGATAACGGCTCTAATACCGTAGATTTGACTTGTTTTTTGCATAAGTACAAAAATAGGTAAATGGCGAGTTTTAAAATTGAAATTGATAAGATTTACAAATCATTTTGCATTATTGGTTTGGTTCGATACTATTACACTTATTCCTAAGCTAAAATTTTCATGGCTTCACGTTACAATAAAAGAATGTTCGTTTAAACTTATTTTTTATCTTTAAAACGATAGACTATCATTAATCAAAATAATAAAGATGAGACATACTATGGCATGTTTTTTATTGGTGCAATTTTTTTTTCAATCTGTAACGGCTCAGGCTCCTTCCAATTATAATGCGGACAATGAGTCTTTTGGGATGCAACCTGCCCTGCAGTATGCATTTCAACAGTTGAACAGTAAATCACTCAAAAACCTTGATAAAACAAATATAAAAGGTTCTCCTTTTTATAGGGAAGGCTTTGTAAAGGGGCTTATATATAGTCAGGACGGTTTAGAAGGTCAGGGGTTTATGCGATATGACGGTTACAATGATGAAGTACAATTAAAAAGTTCTACTACCGACACCACTATTTTTAAATTGACCCAAAGTAAAGACTTGCATTGCATTTTGGGAAAAGAAAAGGTCGTTTACAGAAAATATTTTGATAAAAATGATGAAGTGGTCGAAGGTCACTTATTTGAATTGGTGCGCAGTGATGATATTGTTTTGTACGAGCGTAGAATGAAAAAGTATAAAGAAGGTAAAGAAGCAACTACTTCTTTTGAACTGCCCGTTGCAAATCGTTTCGTACTGCAAACCGAACTTTATTACAGTAATCAAAAAGATAAAGAAATACGGTTTTTAAAGCCCTCCAAAAAAAAAGTATTGGATTTGTT from Costertonia aggregata harbors:
- a CDS encoding rhomboid family intramembrane serine protease, which gives rise to MSNDNHFKFTNTVLIVPMSVVLLIWVVFWIEVTFKLNLNHFGVYPRSLSGIKGVFLSPFIHASLEHLYNNTIPIAILTASLVYFYKKDWIKVLTMGIVFSGFLTWSIARPSYHIGISGLIYVLVSFIFFKGIFTKYYRLVALSLFVVFIYGSLLWYIFPVKGNISWEGHLSGFITGLLLAVFIKSKIPDIKKYAWEKEDYKEGEDEFLKHFDEDGNFIETKSKDETDSLLISYDYKENSDKKD
- a CDS encoding replication-associated recombination protein A; this encodes MNEPLAERVRPKTLDDYISQHHLVGEKGSLTHQIKQGIIPSLILWGQPGTGKTTLANIIANESNRPFYILSAINSGVKDIREVIDKAKQSGGLFTSKNPILFIDEIHRFSKSQQDSLLGAVEKGWVTLIGATTENPSFEVIPALLSRCQVYILNPFGKEDLETLLQRALKEDQVLKSKKIKLKETEALLRLSGGDGRKLLNIFELVINSEKSDSVTITDDLVLGKIQKNTVLYDKTGEQHYDIISAFIKSIRGSDPNGAVYWLARMIEGGEDVKFIARRMLISASEDIGLANPTALVIANTTFQAVTTIGYPEARIILSQCAIYLATSPKSNASYMAIGKAQQTVKQTGDLSVPLPLRNAPTKLMKDLGYGTDYKYAHDYKNNFADEEFLPSELGGTTFYTPGKNQRENAIKTFLKNRWKDKYEL
- a CDS encoding polysaccharide deacetylase family protein — its product is MKQVFTRILGIEVSYTTKVEDFIKHTGPKITYTKQPLQNEFFVRSNDLLFEQGINDFEIVMGNWEGIPCFFATGEGSALPFDIFSASFYLITRYEEYLPYVKDSHGRFSPKESVGYKNKFLQIPVVDFWAFKLLDALKERFPDIEREKRTYNYLSVIDVTSSHCFAQRGFVRSIAGFLLDLGSFKLRRVGQRISVWLNPKKDPYDNFSTLIETHKQKNVKSMFFFQFATYSTYDKNVSTNNNKFRFLIKSVADYSIVSLCASYSSFDDIHLLKQEKKNLANVINRPVNYSRMRYNRVDVPETYRNLINAEFTDDYTMGYTHEIGFRAGTCTCFYFYDLHLELQQPIRIHPFAVHDYALVNAKKSDEIIRKLDALQHSIKKVQGEFITIFSNELLGGSSRIDWKDLYVQILNRYNS
- the rlmB gene encoding 23S rRNA (guanosine(2251)-2'-O)-methyltransferase RlmB; this encodes MQKTSQIYGIRAVIEAIYSNETIDKVFIQKGLKGELSKELDGIIRKNKISVSYVPIEKLNRLTKNNHQGVVANISPISYPAFEEIIEEITRTKESPIFLLLDQLSDVRNFGAVIRSAECTGVDAIIIQKKGAAPVTADTIKTSAGAAFKVPITKVDHLKDAVHYLQASGVKIIAATEKTQNMLYDIDFTGPCAIVMGSEDIGISPSILKTADHTAKLPLLGEIESLNVSVACGVFLYEVVRQRLRN
- a CDS encoding YjjG family noncanonical pyrimidine nucleotidase; the encoded protein is MYKDIVTDVFFDLDHTLWDFEKNSALTFKKILKENNVDIVLSDFLEVYVPQNLIFWKLYREEKITKEELRYQRLKTVFNELKYSVSDDMIHLLSNEYIATLSSFNHLFPFAIEILEYLRPKYKLHIITNGFQDIQDKKLKTSHIYDFFDQIINSEMAGVKKPNPIIFELALKKAKVSPKNAIMIGDSLEADILGAKSFGLNALHFVANNEPEHEICPIINDLREIKHYL
- a CDS encoding DUF5723 family protein is translated as MRICKGFFLFILFFGCYVAGAQNKQLLYDFNEIPQALMLNPGMETDFDWFAGMPLLSGTSFQFGSSGVSVDDIFADDGLDINDKIRERVLGQMGINDELSGTYQIELLTGGFRGKKNTRNFYTFGVYHEGDAIGYWFKDLAFLAFEGNADQLGKRFDLSHLKARGEMLNVFHFGVNKQMGRNLTVGVRGKIYSGIFNFQSTKNEGYFVTDQGQNNLLANILVANMRLRTSGINAIENTLDNETVVGEVIKRGFFGGDLGVGVDLGFTYRLNEQTYITGSLLDLGFLYHTNDIKSFTLQGNATVEGIELILPQDAVNSNRDFWQDLVDEVEALIPFEENNDAYISLRPTKLYASLRYDFGKNLETRINCDCSYLYSSRDVRKRYTNSMGGQIYIVNRPRGPQTAVTAFYQRRFGNGLSLKTTYTADKFSFTNIGLGINLQAGPVNLYAMADNLLAYQNIAASRYASFQLGVNIISWGRK
- a CDS encoding lysozyme; translated protein: MRTSNIGIQHIKDWEQLRLKAYKPLPNDRWTIGYGNTFYEDGTPVRENDVITVEEAEKLLRIILAKFENSVNRYVTSNINQSQFDALVSFAYNVGSHNLKRSTLLRVINYDPNDLKEIERQFMRWVRSKGRIIKGLINRRKSEFELYASN